Proteins encoded within one genomic window of Thioploca ingrica:
- a CDS encoding major facilitator superfamily transporter: MDIKNKATRINLLDFSSPPMRAFHVTWFAFFSCFFGWFGIAPLMAIVRDDLQLTKTQIGNTIIASVAITIIVRLLIGPLSHRYGPRKTYTGLLILGSIPVMCIGLADSYESFLLFRLAIGAIGASFVITQYHTSLMFAPNCVGTANATTAGWGNVGGGVTQMVMPMVLAVVMMFVAEQSLGWRIAMVIPGIILFTVGIAYWLLTQDTPNGNFDELRARGELEAAAGENSALASFIAAVEDYRVWILFLTYATCFGVELTIDNIAALYFHDKFELDVTTAGLIASLFGLINIFARTLGGVCSDLFAKHHGFMGRVQFFFAVLLLEGIALLIFSQMNSLSLAIITLLIFSLFVQMSTGASFGIVPFVNKKALGAVAGIVGAGGNVGAVMAGFLFRSEALTTQEALFYLGIAVILSSFFILAIRFSPEKVQEENDALHRALAEREAAVGTLKPAMVEV; the protein is encoded by the coding sequence GTGGATATCAAAAACAAAGCCACGCGCATTAATTTACTTGATTTTTCTAGTCCACCCATGCGGGCATTTCATGTGACTTGGTTTGCTTTCTTCTCTTGCTTCTTTGGGTGGTTTGGTATCGCACCGCTGATGGCTATCGTACGTGATGACTTACAACTGACCAAAACTCAAATTGGTAATACCATTATCGCCTCGGTTGCTATCACCATCATTGTCCGGTTATTAATTGGGCCACTATCACATCGGTATGGGCCACGGAAAACTTATACTGGCTTATTAATTTTAGGCTCTATTCCGGTGATGTGTATCGGTTTAGCGGATAGTTATGAAAGCTTTTTGTTATTTCGTTTGGCGATTGGAGCGATTGGCGCTTCTTTCGTGATTACGCAATATCACACTTCCTTAATGTTTGCGCCTAATTGTGTTGGTACCGCTAATGCGACTACTGCCGGTTGGGGCAACGTTGGTGGTGGTGTTACCCAGATGGTTATGCCGATGGTGTTGGCGGTAGTGATGATGTTTGTCGCCGAACAATCTCTCGGCTGGCGGATTGCGATGGTGATTCCGGGTATTATATTATTCACGGTGGGTATCGCTTATTGGTTATTAACTCAAGACACCCCCAATGGTAATTTTGATGAATTACGTGCGCGCGGCGAGTTAGAAGCAGCCGCTGGAGAAAATAGTGCCTTAGCTTCTTTCATAGCCGCAGTTGAAGATTATCGGGTGTGGATTCTATTTCTCACCTATGCAACTTGTTTTGGCGTGGAACTCACTATCGATAACATTGCGGCACTGTATTTTCACGATAAATTTGAATTAGATGTTACTACTGCAGGTTTAATTGCCAGCTTATTCGGTTTAATAAATATCTTTGCCCGTACTTTAGGCGGCGTTTGCTCCGATCTATTCGCTAAACATCATGGCTTTATGGGGAGAGTCCAATTTTTCTTTGCCGTCCTATTATTAGAAGGCATCGCGTTATTGATATTCTCCCAAATGAACAGTTTAAGCTTAGCCATTATCACCTTACTCATCTTTAGCTTATTTGTGCAAATGTCCACCGGAGCCAGTTTTGGAATTGTACCTTTTGTCAATAAAAAGGCTTTAGGTGCGGTGGCGGGAATTGTCGGTGCTGGGGGTAATGTTGGTGCCGTGATGGCCGGTTTCCTGTTCCGTTCGGAAGCATTGACTACCCAAGAGGCACTGTTTTATCTCGGCATTGCGGTGATCTTGTCATCCTTCTTCATTTTGGCAATCCGTTTCTCTCCGGAGAAAGTTCAAGAAGAGAATGACGCTTTGCACCGGGCCTTAGCCGAACGAGAGGCTGCCGTGGGGACGCTAAAACCAGCTATGGTTGAGGTTTAA